Proteins encoded in a region of the Streptomyces sp. NBC_00513 genome:
- the hemC gene encoding hydroxymethylbilane synthase: MTTYLVGSRASNLARTQVREFLAPLRERFPDVAFTHRVILEGGDRDRRSLLADVSAVSGGSAFSSEQEAALVRGDVDVVVHSLKDLPTENPAGLTLLAPPVREDVRDALCGSTLAGLREGARVGTGSARRKAQLLAVRPDLDVVPIRGNVPPRLRKIQTEGLDAVVLAAAGLHRLGLADAVGEFLPLRDFPPSPGQGALGIQVREESDALREILSIVGDPDTEAQVRAERALLAELHGGCSVPVGAHARTAPDGTLTLHAQVTSLDGRRRVSGTLTGPADAPEKIGAALAGELIDEGAREILDAVRAAL; this comes from the coding sequence GTGACCACGTATCTCGTCGGCTCGCGCGCGAGCAATCTGGCCAGGACCCAGGTCCGCGAGTTCCTCGCCCCGCTGCGCGAACGGTTCCCCGACGTGGCGTTCACCCACCGGGTGATCCTCGAAGGCGGGGACCGGGACCGTCGCTCGCTCCTGGCCGATGTCTCGGCCGTCAGCGGCGGCTCGGCGTTCAGCAGCGAACAGGAGGCGGCGCTCGTCCGCGGCGACGTGGACGTCGTCGTGCACTCGCTCAAGGACCTGCCCACCGAGAACCCGGCCGGCCTGACACTGCTCGCGCCACCGGTCCGCGAGGACGTGCGCGACGCGCTCTGCGGATCCACGCTCGCCGGACTGCGCGAGGGGGCCCGCGTGGGCACCGGGTCCGCCCGGCGCAAGGCCCAACTCCTCGCCGTCCGACCCGACCTCGACGTCGTACCGATCCGAGGGAACGTGCCGCCGAGGCTCCGCAAGATCCAGACGGAGGGGCTCGACGCGGTGGTCCTCGCGGCCGCCGGTCTGCACCGGCTCGGACTGGCCGACGCCGTGGGGGAGTTCCTCCCGCTCCGGGACTTTCCCCCGTCGCCCGGACAAGGCGCGCTCGGCATCCAGGTCCGCGAGGAGTCCGACGCGCTGCGCGAGATCCTCTCCATCGTCGGCGACCCCGACACCGAGGCCCAGGTGCGCGCGGAGCGCGCCCTGCTCGCGGAACTGCACGGCGGGTGCAGCGTTCCCGTGGGAGCCCACGCGCGCACCGCACCCGACGGCACCCTCACCCTCCACGCCCAGGTCACCTCCCTCGACGGCCGCCGCAGGGTGTCGGGAACCCTCACCGGACCCGCGGACGCGCCCGAGAAGATCGGCGCCGCCCTGGCCGGTGAATTGATCGACGAGGGCGCCCGGGAGATCCTCGACGCGGTACGCGCCGCCCTCTGA
- a CDS encoding GuaB1 family IMP dehydrogenase-related protein, translated as MRFLNDLKPPYDLTYDDVFMVPSRSAVGSRQAVDLSSPDGTGTTIPLVVANMTAIAGRRMAETVARRGGIVVIPQDIPIDVVTDVISWVKTRHHVLDTPITLAPTQTVADALSLLPKRAHGAGIVVDADNRPIGVVTDHDLTGVDRFTQLSEVMSKELLLIDADIDPREAFNKLDAGHRKLAPAVDKDGRLVGILTRKGALRATLYTPATDARGKLRIAAAVGINGDFAAKAKQLLDAGVDTIVIDTAHGHQESMINAIKAVRALDPQVPIVAGNIVAAEGVKDLIEAGADIIKVGVGPGAMCTTRMMTGVGRPQFSAVMECAAEAKKYGKHVWADGGVRHPRDVAMALAAGASNVMIGSWFAGTYESPGDLQQSADGRFYKESFGMASARAVRNRTSEESAYDRARKALFEEGISTSRMFLDPTRPGVEDLIDSIIAGVRSSCTYAGAGSLAEFEEKAVVGIQSAAGYAEGKPLHASWS; from the coding sequence GTGCGTTTCCTCAATGACCTGAAGCCGCCGTACGACTTGACGTACGACGATGTGTTCATGGTGCCGAGCCGCTCCGCGGTCGGCTCCCGCCAGGCCGTGGACCTGTCCTCGCCCGACGGCACCGGCACCACCATTCCGCTCGTCGTGGCGAACATGACCGCCATCGCGGGACGCCGGATGGCCGAGACCGTCGCCCGCCGCGGCGGCATCGTCGTCATCCCGCAGGACATCCCCATCGACGTCGTCACCGACGTCATCTCCTGGGTGAAGACCCGCCACCACGTGCTCGACACCCCGATCACCCTGGCGCCCACCCAGACCGTCGCCGACGCGCTGTCCCTGCTGCCCAAGCGGGCCCACGGCGCCGGCATCGTCGTAGACGCCGACAACCGCCCGATCGGCGTAGTCACCGACCACGACCTCACCGGCGTGGACCGCTTCACCCAGCTCTCCGAGGTCATGTCGAAGGAGCTGCTGCTCATCGACGCCGACATCGACCCGCGCGAGGCCTTCAACAAGCTCGACGCGGGCCACCGCAAGCTGGCCCCGGCCGTCGACAAGGACGGCAGGCTCGTCGGGATCCTGACCCGCAAGGGCGCCCTGCGCGCGACCCTGTACACCCCCGCCACCGACGCTCGGGGCAAGCTGCGCATCGCGGCCGCCGTCGGCATCAACGGCGACTTCGCGGCCAAGGCCAAGCAGCTCCTCGACGCGGGCGTCGACACGATCGTGATCGACACGGCCCACGGCCACCAGGAGTCGATGATCAACGCGATCAAGGCCGTCCGCGCGCTGGACCCGCAGGTCCCGATCGTGGCGGGCAACATCGTCGCCGCCGAGGGCGTCAAGGACCTCATCGAGGCCGGCGCCGACATCATCAAGGTCGGTGTGGGCCCCGGCGCCATGTGCACCACCCGCATGATGACCGGCGTGGGCCGCCCGCAGTTCTCCGCGGTGATGGAGTGCGCGGCCGAGGCCAAGAAGTACGGCAAGCACGTCTGGGCCGACGGCGGCGTCCGCCACCCGCGCGACGTGGCGATGGCGCTGGCCGCCGGCGCCTCGAACGTCATGATCGGTTCCTGGTTCGCCGGGACGTACGAGTCCCCGGGCGACCTCCAGCAGTCCGCCGACGGTCGCTTCTACAAGGAGTCCTTCGGCATGGCCTCGGCCCGCGCGGTGCGCAACCGCACCTCCGAGGAGTCGGCCTACGACCGGGCCCGCAAGGCGCTCTTCGAAGAGGGCATCTCCACCTCGCGGATGTTCCTCGACCCGACCCGTCCGGGCGTCGAGGACCTGATCGACTCGATCATCGCGGGCGTGCGCTCCTCCTGCACCTACGCGGGCGCGGGCTCCCTCGCGGAGTTCGAGGAGAAGGCCGTGGTCGGCATCCAGTCCGCCGCCGGCTACGCCGAGGGCAAGCCGCTGCACGCCAGCTGGAGCTAG
- a CDS encoding XdhC family protein, translating into MLDIAAELRAWCAERREFALATVVAVSGSAPRGPGASLAVDAAGTALGSLSGGCVESAVHALCLDAITSGEGGVHRFGYSDDDAFAIGLTCGGVLDVLVTPVRGQDPLRPVLRTVLDAAVGGARAALARVVAGPPEQLGRALAVHADGSYQGCLGGAPALDESAARRVRALLLAGRTGTAELGTAGGLCGEPLTLLVESAAERPRLIVYGAIDFAAALARIGAFLGHRVTVCDARPVFTTRARFPDADEVIVDWPHRHLAAEWEAGRLDARTAVCVLTHDAKFDVPLLALALGLPLAYVGAMGSRRTHTERAGRLREEGVTEAALARLRSPIGLDLGGGTPEETALAIAAEFTAVRHGGSLFPLAERRGPVHRRPADRGPSPIAGLEAPARTPRPARFGTNVP; encoded by the coding sequence ATGCTCGACATCGCCGCGGAACTACGCGCGTGGTGTGCCGAGCGGCGGGAGTTCGCCCTGGCCACCGTGGTCGCCGTCAGCGGCAGCGCGCCGCGCGGACCGGGCGCCTCACTGGCCGTGGACGCCGCCGGCACCGCCCTCGGCTCCCTCTCCGGCGGCTGCGTGGAATCCGCCGTGCACGCACTGTGCCTCGACGCGATCACCTCCGGCGAAGGCGGCGTGCACCGCTTCGGCTACAGCGACGACGACGCCTTCGCGATCGGCCTGACCTGCGGTGGAGTCCTGGACGTGCTCGTCACCCCGGTGCGCGGACAGGACCCCCTGCGCCCCGTCCTGCGCACGGTCCTCGACGCCGCCGTCGGCGGGGCGCGGGCCGCGCTGGCCAGGGTGGTGGCCGGGCCGCCGGAACAGCTCGGTCGGGCGCTGGCCGTCCACGCCGACGGTTCCTACCAGGGCTGCCTCGGCGGCGCCCCGGCCCTCGACGAGAGCGCCGCGCGGCGGGTCCGGGCCCTCCTGCTGGCCGGGCGGACCGGCACCGCGGAGCTCGGGACGGCCGGCGGGCTGTGCGGAGAGCCGCTGACCCTGCTCGTCGAATCGGCCGCCGAACGCCCCCGGCTGATCGTCTACGGGGCCATCGACTTCGCCGCCGCCCTGGCGCGGATCGGTGCCTTCCTCGGGCACCGGGTCACCGTCTGCGACGCCCGGCCCGTCTTCACCACGCGGGCCCGCTTCCCGGACGCCGACGAGGTGATCGTCGACTGGCCGCACCGGCACCTCGCCGCGGAATGGGAGGCCGGGCGCCTGGACGCCCGTACGGCGGTCTGCGTACTGACCCACGACGCCAAGTTCGACGTCCCGCTGCTCGCCCTGGCCCTCGGGCTGCCCTTGGCCTACGTGGGAGCCATGGGGTCCCGGCGCACCCACACCGAGCGGGCCGGACGGCTGCGGGAGGAGGGGGTGACGGAAGCCGCCCTGGCCCGATTGCGCTCACCGATCGGCCTGGACCTCGGCGGGGGAACGCCCGAGGAGACCGCCCTGGCCATCGCCGCCGAGTTCACGGCGGTCCGGCACGGCGGATCGCTGTTCCCGCTCGCCGAGCGCCGAGGGCCCGTCCACCGGCGCCCGGCGGACCGCGGACCGTCCCCGATCGCAGGTCTCGAAGCCCCAGCCCGGACGCCCCGGCCCGCCCGGTTCGGGACCAACGTCCCGTAG
- a CDS encoding transposase — MARVVLPEDSTKEISDLIDVLISLFFESLPRRDQRNWARVYLNGLVRTTGKKTIRNIAGTGASSVEQSLQQFISKSPWDWTPVRRSLAQHLERTAQRPLAWVVQPMVIEKAGDASVGVGRQFVPQLGRTANCQQAGGIWLASSEASFPVEWTLTLPGPWTSELLRRTRAGIPDTARSLTPAQDAVHAVQRMAATWQLQRRPVVMEVSNAELPYCVESFALQDIPFVFKVDGSLPVSFGGAGRHKPGPHTAPARELIDSLRSQRRVVEWTRHGRTEGAVTLLTSAAILAGVAEDRPPPAPPTPLLLVGAWTEAALLPSEFWITNIGDRPLAQLFLLAKLTDRVSLDFAETCEPVGIRDFEGRSFRGWHHHATLASVAHAAQLLGCATGRAPEPHTPLPYPGPPRTPGRPPAVLPPRPLIPGQTTRREYIR; from the coding sequence ATGGCTCGCGTAGTCCTGCCGGAGGATTCCACGAAGGAAATCTCCGATTTGATCGACGTACTGATCTCGCTCTTCTTCGAGTCATTACCCCGGCGGGACCAGCGAAACTGGGCCCGCGTTTATCTGAATGGACTGGTGCGGACCACCGGGAAGAAAACAATCCGTAACATCGCCGGAACCGGGGCCAGTTCCGTCGAACAAAGTCTCCAGCAGTTCATCAGCAAATCACCGTGGGACTGGACCCCCGTCAGACGGTCCCTCGCACAGCACCTCGAACGGACCGCCCAGCGCCCCCTGGCCTGGGTGGTCCAGCCCATGGTCATCGAGAAGGCCGGCGACGCCTCCGTGGGCGTCGGCCGCCAGTTCGTCCCCCAACTGGGCCGCACCGCCAACTGTCAGCAGGCCGGCGGGATCTGGCTCGCCTCCAGCGAAGCAAGCTTCCCCGTCGAATGGACCCTCACCCTCCCCGGGCCCTGGACCAGTGAACTGCTGCGCCGCACACGGGCGGGCATCCCGGACACCGCACGCTCTCTCACCCCCGCACAGGACGCCGTACACGCCGTCCAGCGCATGGCCGCCACCTGGCAACTCCAGCGCCGCCCCGTGGTGATGGAGGTGTCCAACGCCGAACTGCCCTACTGCGTCGAGTCCTTCGCCCTCCAGGACATCCCGTTCGTCTTCAAGGTCGACGGGTCGCTGCCCGTCTCCTTCGGCGGCGCGGGCCGCCACAAACCCGGACCGCACACCGCGCCCGCCCGCGAACTCATCGACTCGCTGCGCTCCCAGCGGCGCGTCGTGGAATGGACCCGGCACGGCCGCACCGAGGGGGCGGTGACCCTGCTGACCTCCGCCGCCATCCTCGCCGGCGTCGCCGAGGACCGGCCGCCGCCGGCCCCGCCCACCCCACTGCTGCTCGTGGGAGCCTGGACGGAAGCCGCCCTGCTGCCGTCCGAGTTCTGGATCACGAACATCGGGGACCGGCCGCTCGCCCAGCTCTTCCTGCTCGCCAAACTCACCGACCGGGTCTCCCTGGACTTCGCCGAGACCTGCGAACCCGTCGGCATCCGCGACTTCGAGGGCCGCTCCTTCCGGGGCTGGCACCACCACGCCACCCTCGCGAGCGTCGCCCACGCCGCACAGCTGCTCGGCTGCGCCACCGGCCGGGCCCCCGAACCGCACACCCCCCTGCCCTACCCGGGGCCGCCGAGGACCCCCGGCCGGCCTCCCGCCGTACTGCCGCCGCGCCCCCTCATCCCCGGGCAGACCACAAGACGCGAGTACATCCGCTGA
- a CDS encoding TMEM175 family protein, whose protein sequence is MERETARVEAFSDGVFAIVITILVLELKVPEETGSDFWHGVGEQWPHYAAYVVSFLIIGVMWVNHHTIFSHLKRVDRPLLFLNLLVLMVVSVIPYTTTVLAEHLVEEGGSANAAAVLYSSITVLYALAFLAFWWYVTRVGHLFHERVDKEGARATRMRFGLGAIAYPLTVLLSFYSAPLTLVAHFLIALYYAANQIPIPLVVEEERLETAGDLRK, encoded by the coding sequence ATGGAACGCGAAACCGCGCGGGTCGAGGCATTCAGTGACGGCGTATTCGCCATCGTCATCACGATCCTTGTTCTGGAACTAAAGGTTCCGGAGGAAACCGGAAGCGACTTCTGGCACGGTGTCGGGGAGCAGTGGCCGCACTACGCCGCATACGTGGTGAGTTTCCTGATCATCGGCGTCATGTGGGTCAACCACCACACGATCTTCAGTCACCTCAAGCGCGTCGACCGACCGCTGTTGTTCCTGAACCTCCTGGTGCTGATGGTGGTGTCGGTGATCCCCTACACCACCACCGTGCTCGCCGAACACCTCGTCGAGGAAGGCGGTTCGGCCAACGCCGCAGCAGTCCTCTACAGTTCCATCACCGTGCTCTACGCCTTGGCCTTCCTGGCCTTCTGGTGGTATGTCACACGGGTCGGCCACCTGTTCCACGAACGCGTGGACAAGGAGGGCGCGCGGGCGACCCGGATGCGGTTCGGCCTCGGCGCGATCGCGTATCCCCTCACAGTGCTCTTGTCGTTCTACTCCGCACCACTCACTCTTGTCGCACACTTCCTGATCGCGCTCTACTACGCGGCGAACCAGATCCCCATCCCGCTCGTGGTAGAGGAAGAGCGGCTCGAAACCGCCGGCGACCTCAGGAAGTAG
- a CDS encoding nuclear transport factor 2 family protein, with translation MPKYDIATLHPVFVRQMEALAALDIEAVMKNYTDDAALLRFEATAVGIEAVREALTGYLTLKPTLVELQEYIETEDTIFYRAIMSLDGEPEHAFGTLVVRDGRIWRQTAGFGG, from the coding sequence ATGCCCAAGTACGACATCGCCACACTGCACCCGGTCTTCGTCCGCCAGATGGAGGCGCTGGCCGCCCTGGACATCGAAGCGGTGATGAAGAACTACACCGACGACGCGGCCCTGTTGCGCTTCGAGGCGACCGCGGTGGGCATCGAGGCCGTTCGGGAGGCGCTCACCGGCTATCTCACCCTCAAGCCCACCCTGGTCGAACTCCAGGAGTACATCGAGACCGAGGACACCATCTTCTACCGGGCGATCATGAGCCTCGACGGCGAACCGGAGCACGCTTTCGGGACACTCGTGGTCCGCGATGGCCGGATCTGGCGCCAGACCGCCGGATTCGGCGGCTGA
- a CDS encoding ATP-binding protein yields the protein MNTGPWNTAELRSALHELEIFEGLTGEQLDWLVSVSEPRVLADGQILFRDGDEATCFHVLLAGGLVVTKVVDGREEVLTRHSTEEESAAAEEHDGKPTAAHRFTGELPLLTDGSYVATAAASGPATTVVGYPKAVFFEMLTRCHGVAAVLIPVLAWRIKSSEVQARKRATVEALGTLAAGLAHELNNPAAAVARAAQELAPALERLTLTAHAWGAAADGAERAVLDRLAEELDKLPPTETSDPLAQADDEEEIADWAEDAGAERPGLLGSGVSDLGVGRAWLWSRLEGIGEPALPAALDHLAALLEIRSLAAELRAAGPRISQLVAATRDYANLDRAPEQRFAVTEGLENTLVVLRAKLAGITIVRAYGEELPELTGYPGELNQVWTNLVDNAAEAMDGAGTLTLRAFAEGVCMVVEIIDTGRGIPEDVLPRIFEPFYTTKDVGKGTGLGLHLSYRIVTQRHHGSIAARSRVGETRMVVRLPLATPPASTAARNLTS from the coding sequence GTGAACACCGGACCGTGGAACACCGCGGAACTGCGATCGGCCCTGCACGAACTGGAGATCTTCGAAGGACTCACCGGGGAGCAACTCGACTGGCTGGTGTCGGTCTCCGAACCCCGCGTCCTCGCCGACGGGCAGATCCTCTTCCGCGACGGCGACGAGGCCACGTGCTTCCACGTCCTGCTCGCCGGCGGGCTGGTCGTCACCAAGGTGGTCGACGGGCGGGAGGAGGTGCTCACCCGACACTCGACCGAGGAGGAGAGCGCGGCGGCCGAGGAACACGACGGCAAGCCCACCGCCGCGCACCGGTTCACCGGGGAACTGCCGCTGCTGACGGACGGCTCGTACGTGGCGACCGCCGCCGCGAGCGGACCGGCGACCACCGTCGTCGGCTACCCGAAGGCGGTCTTCTTCGAGATGCTGACCCGCTGCCACGGGGTGGCCGCCGTACTCATCCCCGTGCTGGCCTGGCGGATCAAGTCCTCCGAGGTACAGGCCCGCAAACGGGCCACGGTGGAGGCGCTCGGCACCCTCGCCGCGGGACTCGCGCACGAACTGAACAACCCGGCCGCCGCCGTGGCCCGGGCCGCGCAGGAACTGGCCCCCGCCCTGGAACGGCTGACCCTCACCGCCCACGCCTGGGGCGCCGCCGCCGACGGAGCCGAGCGCGCCGTCCTCGACCGACTGGCCGAGGAACTGGACAAACTGCCGCCGACGGAGACCAGCGACCCTCTGGCCCAGGCCGACGACGAGGAGGAGATCGCCGACTGGGCCGAGGACGCCGGCGCCGAACGGCCGGGTCTGCTCGGGTCAGGCGTCTCCGACCTCGGAGTGGGGCGGGCCTGGTTGTGGTCACGACTGGAGGGGATCGGCGAGCCCGCCCTGCCCGCCGCCCTGGACCATCTGGCGGCGCTGCTGGAGATCCGGTCGCTGGCCGCCGAGCTGCGGGCGGCCGGTCCGCGGATCTCCCAACTCGTGGCGGCGACCCGCGACTACGCCAATCTCGACCGGGCCCCCGAGCAGCGCTTCGCGGTGACCGAGGGACTGGAGAACACGCTGGTCGTGCTGCGCGCCAAGCTCGCCGGCATCACCATCGTGCGCGCGTACGGCGAGGAACTGCCCGAACTGACGGGCTATCCAGGAGAGTTGAACCAGGTATGGACCAACCTGGTCGACAACGCCGCCGAGGCCATGGACGGCGCGGGCACGCTCACGCTGCGCGCCTTCGCCGAGGGCGTCTGCATGGTCGTGGAGATCATCGACACCGGCCGGGGCATCCCCGAGGACGTCCTGCCGCGGATCTTCGAACCCTTCTACACCACCAAGGACGTGGGCAAGGGCACGGGCCTGGGGCTGCACCTCAGCTACCGGATCGTGACCCAGCGCCACCACGGGTCGATCGCGGCCCGCTCCCGCGTCGGCGAGACCCGGATGGTCGTCCGGCTGCCGCTCGCCACGCCGCCGGCATCAACCGCCGCGCGGAACCTCACCAGTTGA
- a CDS encoding MFS transporter has protein sequence MAEPTETTAGDIVQPTGPPARATTGPGFRVVGAILVLLMLSSSVPSALYVLYQQRWGLSSGTITVVFALYAVTVLGGLLLFGSLSDTLGRRPMLGAALILAIVSMALFAGAQGLALLLAARAVQGLAVGLATGAMGAALLELTPPSRPALGAQVNSAGPTVGIGLGGLGAGLLVQYAPAPTVLSYLLLIGAFAVTLAGVVRMRESAPGAGGRFRVVPHRIRVPAASRGRFAVLVLTIVAVWSVGGFYLSLGPHLALSLLRSTNYLVGGATVALLAGAATGAQLLLGRTEALRTAVLGLCGLLAGLALVLLALGLGSAPVFLVATAVLGCGWGAAFLGSFRALSALADPAHRGELTAAVYVFAYLAMSVPAVLAGMLTNIHGLHRTSVGFMAAVAGVCALALIVTLRLSARVRAEGSTP, from the coding sequence GTGGCCGAACCGACCGAGACGACCGCGGGGGACATCGTGCAGCCGACCGGCCCGCCCGCCCGAGCGACAACGGGCCCCGGCTTCCGCGTGGTGGGCGCGATCCTCGTCCTGCTGATGCTCTCCTCCTCCGTTCCCTCCGCCCTCTACGTGCTCTACCAGCAGCGGTGGGGCCTGTCCTCCGGCACCATCACGGTGGTCTTCGCCCTGTACGCCGTCACCGTGCTCGGCGGACTCCTGCTGTTCGGGTCGCTGTCCGACACCCTCGGACGGCGCCCCATGCTCGGCGCCGCACTGATCCTGGCGATCGTCTCCATGGCCCTGTTCGCCGGGGCCCAGGGACTGGCGCTGCTGCTCGCCGCCCGCGCCGTGCAGGGCCTGGCCGTGGGCCTGGCCACCGGCGCCATGGGCGCCGCCCTGCTGGAACTCACCCCGCCCTCGCGGCCGGCGCTCGGCGCCCAGGTCAACAGCGCGGGACCGACCGTGGGCATCGGACTCGGCGGGCTCGGGGCCGGGCTGCTCGTCCAGTACGCGCCCGCCCCGACCGTGCTGAGCTACCTCCTGCTGATCGGCGCGTTCGCCGTCACGCTTGCGGGCGTGGTCCGGATGCGTGAGAGCGCTCCCGGGGCCGGTGGGCGGTTCCGCGTGGTCCCGCACCGGATCCGGGTGCCGGCCGCCTCCCGCGGCCGGTTCGCCGTGCTCGTCCTGACCATCGTGGCCGTCTGGTCCGTCGGCGGCTTCTACCTCTCGCTCGGGCCGCACCTGGCCCTGTCCCTGCTCCGGAGCACCAACTACCTCGTCGGCGGAGCCACCGTGGCCCTGCTCGCGGGCGCCGCCACCGGCGCCCAACTGCTCCTCGGCCGCACCGAGGCGCTGCGCACCGCCGTGCTGGGACTGTGCGGACTCCTCGCCGGGCTGGCCCTGGTCCTGCTGGCGCTGGGTCTCGGTTCGGCGCCGGTGTTCCTCGTCGCCACGGCCGTCCTCGGCTGCGGCTGGGGCGCGGCCTTCCTCGGCTCCTTCCGGGCGCTCAGCGCCCTGGCGGACCCCGCACACCGGGGCGAACTGACCGCCGCCGTCTACGTCTTCGCGTACCTCGCCATGAGCGTCCCGGCGGTCCTCGCCGGAATGCTGACCAACATCCACGGACTGCACCGCACCTCGGTCGGCTTCATGGCCGCCGTCGCCGGGGTGTGCGCCCTGGCCCTGATCGTCACCCTGCGGCTGTCCGCCCGCGTCAGGGCCGAGGGGAGCACACCGTGA
- a CDS encoding xanthine dehydrogenase family protein subunit M → MILTEFDYVRPVALDEALTLLAGAPGARVLAGGQSLLPDLRSGADRARLLVDVRHLEELRGIARTADGLRIGALTTLAELAAHPLVSAEAPELAAAARANGDPQVRNLGTAGGNLAAGGRATDLPVAAIAAGAVVELAGPAGRSTLPAERLAVSGVPDGAVITALLLPPGGRAAAFEKAPDRATRYPLCAVAVRITPDGPRIAVTGATARALRPRGVEERLREGPYTADTVLAAFRAEPRELFVPGRGTSAEYLGHLAGVLTARALARAQALA, encoded by the coding sequence GTGATCCTCACCGAATTCGACTACGTACGGCCCGTCGCCCTCGACGAGGCCCTGACCCTGCTCGCCGGCGCCCCGGGCGCCCGGGTCCTCGCCGGCGGCCAGAGCCTGCTGCCCGACCTGCGCTCCGGCGCCGACCGGGCCCGGCTGCTGGTCGACGTACGGCACCTGGAGGAACTCCGGGGCATCGCACGCACCGCCGACGGGCTGCGCATCGGAGCGCTGACCACGCTCGCCGAACTGGCCGCGCACCCGCTGGTGTCGGCCGAGGCACCCGAGCTGGCGGCCGCCGCCCGCGCCAACGGCGACCCCCAGGTCCGCAACCTGGGGACCGCCGGCGGGAACCTGGCCGCCGGCGGACGCGCCACCGACCTGCCGGTCGCCGCCATCGCCGCGGGCGCCGTCGTCGAACTCGCCGGCCCCGCGGGCCGCTCCACCCTCCCCGCCGAGCGGCTCGCCGTCTCCGGGGTGCCCGACGGCGCGGTGATCACCGCACTGCTGCTCCCGCCCGGCGGGCGGGCCGCCGCCTTCGAGAAGGCCCCGGACCGCGCCACCCGCTACCCGCTGTGCGCCGTCGCCGTACGGATCACCCCGGACGGGCCGCGGATCGCGGTCACCGGGGCCACCGCCCGCGCCCTGCGCCCGCGCGGCGTCGAGGAACGGCTGCGCGAAGGCCCGTACACCGCGGACACCGTCCTCGCGGCGTTCCGGGCCGAACCCCGGGAGCTGTTCGTCCCGGGACGCGGCACCTCGGCCGAGTACCTCGGCCACCTCGCGGGAGTGCTCACCGCCCGCGCCCTGGCGAGGGCCCAGGCACTCGCCTGA